A section of the Pochonia chlamydosporia 170 chromosome 2, whole genome shotgun sequence genome encodes:
- a CDS encoding branched-chain-amino-acid aminotransferase 5 (similar to Pyrenophora tritici-repentis Pt-1C-BFP XP_001942152.1) gives MVAFPPPPVNTIDWSNVGFKVREVNGHIESTYSKTTGKWTPLRFVADPFMRIHGMAPALNYGQQAYEGLKAFRTPGDQGITIFRPDRNAVRLQHSAEVASMPEVPVETFLQACRSAVALNAGFVPPHETGAALYVRPQLYGSSAQLGLDPPEEYTFCVFVIPTGVYHGTHPVKALILDEFDRTAPNGTGHAKVGGNYAPVLKWSGKAKREGYGITLHLDSAKHEEIDEFSTSGFIGVIANSETDVTLVVPDSSCVIDSVTSDSVQEIAKSWGWKVEKRSIKYSEIPKFSEVFAAGTAAALVPIRSITRRKSPVSGSLPAGGRVTSTADADVVTYISDEQDEAGPICLKLLTHLKAIQLGKAKDEFGWRCVVGEKDLDVQGAVREKNGTATPQTVDQMD, from the coding sequence ATTGAATCGACATACTCCAAGACAACTGGCAAATGGACTCCCCTCCGCTTTGTCGCCGACCCATTCATGCGCATCCACGGCATGGCACCAGCCCTCAACTACGGCCAACAAGCCTACGAAGGTCTCAAGGCGTTCCGCACTCCCGGCGATCAGGGCATCACCATCTTCCGCCCAGACCGAAACGCCGTGCGCCTCCAGCACTCTGCCGAAGTAGCTTCCATGCCCGAAGTCCCCGTCGAGACCTTCCTCCAGGCATGCCGATCTGCGGTTGCCCTCAATGCTGGCTTCGTGCCTCCTCACGAGACTGGCGCCGCGCTCTATGTCCGTCCCCAGCTGTACGGTTCAAGTGCCCAGCTGGGCCTTGATCCTCCCGAGGAATATACCTTTTGTGTGTTTGTTATTCCTACAGGTGTGTACCACGGTACGCATCCCGTTAAAGCCCTCATCTTGGACGAGTTCGATCGCACCGCGCCCAATGGTACCGGCCACGCCAAAGTCGGTGGTAACTATGCGCCTGTTCTGAAATGGAGCGGCAAGGCGAAACGGGAAGGCTACGGAATCACACTACATCTCGACAGTGCCAAGCATGAGGAGATTGATGAATTCAGCACCTCTGGCTTCATCGGTGTCATTGCCAATTCTGAAACCGACGTGACACTTGTGGTCCCTGACTCATCCTGCGTCATAGACAGTGTCACAAGCGATAGTGTGCAGGAAATTGCCAAGAGCTGGGGCTGGAAGGTTGAAAAGCGATCTATTAAATACTCCGAAATTCCCAAGTTTAGCGAGGTTTTCGCTGCGGGAACTGCCGCGGCCTTGGTGCCCATCCGAAGCATCACCCGCCGCAAGAGCCCTGTTAGTGGTTCTCTGCCTGCTGGTGGCCGAGTCACGTCGACGGCTGATGCGGACGTGGTGACGTATATTTCTGATGAGCAGGATGAAGCTGGTCCTATTTGCCTGAAATTGTTGACGCATCTCAAGGCGATTCAGCTGGGTAAGGCGAAGGACGAGTTTGGATGGAGATGTGTTGTGGGTGAGAAGGATTTGGATGTGCAGGGTGCGGTGAGGGAGAAGAATGGTACGGCGACTCCGCAGACGGTTGACCAGATGGATTAG
- a CDS encoding antigenic cell wall galactomannoprotein (similar to Metarhizium acridum CQMa 102 XP_007810880.1), with amino-acid sequence MRLTPLVSIMALAATAIADGKAITDAMAKINTQTADLGTTVKNWKGDLLGALPITVKSTQLLKQIKSAAKVADKSAPLSFDEALAVAGATGDLSKTVQATLQTIVDTKPKFDKLIILSPVVLLNLELEQDATDDFSGKVVSKVPEALQAIAQGLIKPIDDAFAAAIDKYRIF; translated from the coding sequence ATGCGTCTCACCCCCCTCGTCAGCATCATGGCCCTCGCGGCCACCGCCATCGCCGACGGCAAAGCCATCAccgatgccatggccaagatcAACACCCAGACCGCTGACCTAGGCACCACCGTCAAGAACTGGAAGGGCGACCTGCTCGGCGCGCTCCCCATCACCGTCAAGTCCACCCAGCTCCTCAAGCAGATCAAGTCGGCCGCCAAGGTCGCCGACAAGTCTGCCCCCCTATCCTTCGACGAGGCCCTCGCCGTCGCAGGCGCAACCGGCGACCTCAGCAAGACGGTCCAGGCGACCCTGCAGACCATCGTCGACACGAAGCCcaagtttgacaagctcATCATCCTGAGCCCCGTTGTGCTTCTGAacctggagctggagcaggaTGCTACGGACGACTTTAGCGGCAAGGTTGTCAGCAAGGTTCCTGAGGCGTTGCAGGCGATTGCGCAGGGGTTGATTAAGCCTATTGATGATGCGTTTGCTGCGGCCATTGACAAGTATCGCATTTTTTAA
- a CDS encoding Rsa4p (similar to Saccharomyces cerevisiae S288c NP_009997.2): MATIVPPPSKRQRREDLEKSRVQQDVNAAMAGPEGSFKARFLDGDGNQVCDVIEVPLADASEKNLSLLLNTLLSREREEYLPYRFRIHIPDSDIIVDQYPTDLLQLLRSHGIENPFETTVTLTAEPQSVFKVHAVTRMSHRIPGHGEAILAAQFSPATNTRLATGSGDKTARIWDTETGTPKYTLSGHTHWVLCVAWSPDGKRLATGSMDKSVRLWDPATGKAVGSPLTGHAKWITNIAWEPYHLWKEGTPRLASASKDGTVRVWVVNTGRTEHVLSGHKSSVSCVRWGGTGLIYTGSHDKMVRVWDAAKGTLVHTLSSHAHWINHLALSTDFALRTAYFDHTPIPGTDEEKRAKAKERFEKAARIQGRISERLVSASDDFTMYLWEPSQGTKPVARMVGHQKQINHVTFSPDNTLIASAGWDNHTKIWSARDGKFINTLRGHVATVYQCSFSADSRLLVTASKDTTLKVWSMASFKLAVDLPGHNDEVYAVDWAPDGKRVASGGKDKAVRLWAN; this comes from the exons ATGGCGACCATCGTCCCCCCGCCGTCGAAACGGCAACGACGAGAGGACCTTGAAAAGTCAAGAGTCCAGCAAGATGTTAACGCAGCAATGGCGGGGCCGGAAGGCTCATTCAAGGCCAGATTCCTTGACGGTGACGGGAATCAAGTCTGTGATGTGATTGAAGTGCCTCTTGCAGACGCTTCGGAAAAGAACCTCTCGCTTCTTTTGAACACTTTACTATCAAGG GAACGAGAAGAATATTTGCCGTACCGATTTCGAATCCATATTCCAGACTCAGACATTATTGTCGACCAATATCCGACAGACCTACTCCAGCTCTTAAGGAGCCATGGCATCGAGAATCCCTTCGAAACGACCGTTACGCTTACTGCTGAACCTCAATCAGTCTTCAAGGTTCATGCCGTGACGCGAATGTCACATAGAATTCCCGGCCACGGAGAAGCGATTTTGGCAGCCCAATTCAGTCCCGCAACCAATACTCGTCTTGCTACCGGCTCTGGCGACAAGACTGCTAGGATATGGGATACGGAGACCGGAACACCAAAGTATACCTTGTCTGGTCATACGCATTGGGTTCTTTGCGTTGCCTGGTCCCCTGACGGTAAGCGATTAGCGACCGGAAGTATGGACAAGTCCGTGAGACTTTGGGATCCGGCCACAGGAAAGGCAGTGGGTAGCCCTCTTACTGGGCACGCCAAGTGGATCACGAATATTGCTTGGGAGCCTTATCATCTGTGGAAAGAAGGCACACCAAGGTTAGCCAGTGCAAGCAAAGACGGAACTGTGAGAGTTTGGGTTGTGAATACGGGAAGGACAGAACATGTTCTCTCAGGACACAAAAGCTCGGTCAGCTGCGTGCGCTGGGGTGGAACCGGACTTATTTACACGGGGAGTCATGACAAGATGGTCCGAGTTTGGGACGCTGCAAAGGGTACATTAGTACACACGTTATCCTCACACGCCCACTGGATTAATCATTTGGCACTCTCAACCGATTTTGCTTTAAGGACGGCCTACTTCGACCACACGCCTATACCAGGTACTGACGAGGAGAAGCGCGCAAAGGCTAAAGAGCGATTTGAGAAGGCAGCAAGAATTCAAGGCCGGATATCAGAACGCCTAGTATCCGCCAGCGACGACTTTACGATGTATTTGTGGGAACCTTCACAGGGAACAAAGCCCGTGGCCCGAATGGTTGGCCACCAGAAGCAGATTAACCACGTCACCTTCTCTCCAGACAACACCCTGATAGCTAGCGCAGGGTGGGACAACCATACAAAGATTTGGAGCGCAAG AGATGGcaagttcatcaacacaCTCCGAGGGCACGTCGCCACGGTCTACCAATGTTCATTTTCGGCCGATTCTCGACTACTGGTTACGGCGTCCAAGGATACGACTCTCAAGGTTTGGTCAATGGCCTCGTTCAAACTAGCAGTCGACCTCCCCGGTCACAATGATGAAGTGTACGCTGTAGATTGGGCACCAGATGGCAAGCGTGTTGCCAGCGGAGGCAAGGACAAGGCGGTACGATTATGGGCTAACTAG
- a CDS encoding transcription factor, FAR1-related protein (similar to Metarhizium robertsii ARSEF 23 XP_007824127.2) — protein MFGILEAAAVPHGGIFDTYDDLILDLNRRMERQGYKIVKARSHRNKIGGGDVAENEIVRCDLVCDRGGRPYKSTATKHKTHTKKTGCPWKAKAVNRKSAGGWILTIFCNEHNHEAGTPEPPSLPGLPQQDGNDMGNEDEHQIGPRPDPETSAALQIAGVSNTALRLTGDTFHQFKTEYRKMTQGDRLSLLAQFQLRIAAIYAVQNEEMQRQKRQETQDQRHQAVVASRKTLSAQRHRARKHQRDQDEHPQQPAALPTEPDLSLPQDLVHIGPNQAPDAVMQESQFQMPGTRTTMPTVELPQFKQYHGPSKKTKSYQPQAT, from the exons ATGTTCGGAATCTTGGAGGCAGCTGCGGTTCCCCACGGGGGAATCTTCGATACCTATGACGACCTCATCCTCGATCTCAACAGGCGCATGGAAAGGCAGGGATACAAGATTGTCAAGGCGAGATCCCACCGTAACAAAATTGGCGGTGGCGATGTGGCAGAAAACGAGATTGTTCGTTGTGACCTCGTGTGCGATCGCGGGGGCCGACCGTACAAATCGACAGCAACCAAGCATAAAACTCACACAAAGAAGACTGGATGTCCATGGAAGGCAAAGGCCGTGAATCGTAAGTCGGCCGGGGGTTGGATACTAACCATCTTTTGCAACGAACATAATCACGAGGCCGGCACGCCAGAGCCTCCCAGCCTGCCTGGCCTTCCCCAGCAGGATGGGAACGACATGGGCAACGAAGACG AACATCAAATTGGGCCAAGGCCAGATCCCGAGACGTCGGCAGCTCTTCAGATCGCTGGCGTGTCCAACACCGCTCTTCGTCTGACTGGAGACACTTTCCATCAGTTCAAGACGGAGTATCGCAAGATGACGCAAGGAGACCGGCTAAGTCTCCTAGCACAATTTCAATTGAGGATAGCAGCCATCTACGCTGTCCAGAATGAAGAAATGCAGCGGCAAAAACGGCAAGAAACCCAGGACCAGAGACATCAAGCTGTAGTTGCGAGCAGGAAGACTCTGTCTGCCCAACGACATCGCGCACGAAAACACCAAAGAGACCAAGATGAGCATCCACAACAACCAGCAGCTCTTCCAACAGAGCCTGACCTCTCCTTACCCCAAGACCTCGTTCACATAGGTCCGAATCAGGCACCAGACGCGGTGATGCAAGAGTCACAATTCCAAATGCCAGGAACCAGAACCACTATGCCTACCGTTGAATTGCCGCAGTTCAAGCAATATCACGGGCCCTCCAAGAAAACGAAGTCTTATCAACCGCAAGCCACGTGA
- a CDS encoding DNA mismatch repair protein Msh4 (similar to Neosartorya fischeri NRRL 181 XP_001265451.1): protein MPRNPRSSSALSSHFQAPPYEPGQSSLSRARRFAPASSNDGASRQSTPAVPITRASTATSGSIQVSRPSITISGRKSRASNRSSALGTDDQQTVICAVGEARGVCPSVGLALVNISLGEAVLSQICDNQSYVKTVHKIQMAHPSRIIFMSSSCPPNKDSVLFSLVDELIPEADIELLDRAAWSESDGLEYIQNLAFESDIDPIKVAIQGKYYCISSLAAHTFTINFAPHSLRIKYRPSEDTMMIDISTLQSLEIVQNLEKRKSKASLFGLLNQTKTPMGSRMLRNNIIQPPTKYDTFIGPRLEALEELTGAEEMFHATRKALENFKDIERMITISNKCTIIHVEEQINHVILIKTFLESIKELYQALIGCKSALLLKIRDICDPDMTDPILTDICKVIEDDVTFMKSPLDMRNQRTYAVRAGINDMLDVSRQTYKELTEEVHLHVSDVEAQYKIRPTLKYENGRKYWFHIKLGDLPATTLPRAFINVVQKKDHIQCQTLPLVKLNFRLSETSNEVVMRSDKIIQELLVEVRRSAPQLFRVCESVALVDMMTSFAHLATIRDYVRPEFLGTLALKAGRHPILDNIMFEDFVPNDYYATPQHTFHIVTGCNMAGKSTYIRAVALLQIMAQIGCFVPAEYASFPVVHSLFARVSLADNLQANLSTFSLEMREMAFILRNADDKSLVIIDELGRGTSPRDGLSLAIAMSEALIQSKCLVWFATHFTDLIDVLNDRPGVLSLHLASERSTSEDGEPRLAMLYKAKAGAVDPSQHYGIDLARSMGFPENFTKRAEEVAIELRRQREANWQDSESRRLMARRKLVLNLYEALQQANEHGSDEALPGYLRRLQEEFITQMDALEIS, encoded by the exons ATGCCCCGAAACCCGAGGTCGTCAAGCGCATTATCGTCGCATTTTCAAGCTCCTCCTTATGAGCCTGGCCAATCTTCGCTTTCTAGGGCTCGCCGCTTTGCCCCTGCAAGCTCCAACGATGGTGCCTCTCGACAATCAACTCCCGCCGTCCCAATCACCAGAGCAAGCACAGCTACGTCTGGTAGCATTCAGGTTTCACGACCGTCGATAACAATCTCTGGTCGCAAATCCAGAGCGAGCAATCGATCCTCAGCACTTGGTACAGATGACCAGCAAACTGTGATCTGCGCCGTTGGCGAGGCCCGTGGCGTTTGTCCGTCTGttggccttgctcttgtGAACATTTCTCTCGGCGAAGCTGTTTTGAGTCAGATTTGTGACAACCAGTCATACGTCAAAACAGTTCATAAGATTCAAATGGCACACCCATCCAGAATTATCTTCATGTCTTCGTCTTGCCCACCGAATAAAGACAGTGTCCTGTTCAGCTTGGTTGATGAGCTGATACCAGAGGCAGACATCGAGCTATTAGACAGAGCCGCATGGTCAGAGTCAGATGGTCTCGAATACATACAGAACCTAGCATTTGAGAGCGACATTGATCCGATAAAAGTGGCAATCCAGGGAAAATACTATTGCATTAGTTCACTTGCGGCG CATACTTTTACCATCAACTTTGCTCCCCATTCGCTGCGCATCAAGTATCGACCATCTGAAGACACAATGATGATTGACATTTCCACACTGCAATCTTTGGAAATTGTTCAGAACCTTGAGAAGCGTAAATCCAAGGCCAGTCTTTTCGGATTATTGAACCAAACCAAGACGCCAATGGGTTCCCGCATGCTACGAAATAATATTATTCAACCTCCCACGAAGTATGATACGTTTATTGGGCCACGGCTCGAGGCTCTGGAGGAGCTCACTGGGGCCGAGGAAATGTTCCATGCAACGCGAAAGG CATTGGAAAACTTCAAAGACATTGAGAGA ATGATCACGATTTCCAACAAGTGCACCATCATCCACGTCGAAGAGCAGATTAATCACGTCATCTTGATCAAAACGTTCCTCGAATCAATCAAAGAGCTGTATCAGGCATTAATAGGGTGCAAAAGCGCGTTGTTGCTCAAGATTCGGGACATTTGTGATCCAGACATGACGGATCCCATCCTAACAGACATTTGCAAGGTCATAGAGGATGATGTTACTTTCATGAAGTCACCGCTGGATATGCGCAATCAGAGGACCTACGCTGTCAGAGCAGGGATCAATGACATGTTGGATGTTTCTCGACAAACTTATAAAGAGCTTACTGAAGAGGTGCATCTCCACGTcagtgatgttgaag CCCAATACAAGATCCGACCGACACTCAAGTATGAAAATGGGCGCAAATATTGGTTTCACATCAAGCTGGGTGATCTCCCAGCTACTACCTTGCCGCGAGCCTTCATCAATGTCGTACAGAAGAAGGATCACATTCAGTGCCAGACCCTGCCACTTGTCAAGCTAAATTTTAGGCTGTCGGAAACTTCGAATGAAGTTGTCATGCGAAGTGACAAAATAATTCAAGAGCTACTCGTGGAAGTAAGGAGATCGGCGCCTCAGCTGTTTAGAGTGTGCGAATCAGTTGCTCTTGTCGACATGATGACGTCCTTTGCACACCTTGCCACAATAAGAGACTACGTGAGGCCAGAGTTTCTGGGTACACTAGCGTTAAAGGCAGGGCGACACCCAATCCTTGACAAT ATAATGTTCGAGGACTTTGTTCCAAACGACTATTATGCAACACCGCAGCATACTTTCCACATTGTGACAGGCTGTAATATGGCGGGGAAAAGTACATACATAAGAGCAGTCGCCCTATTGCAGATAATGGCTCAAATTGGATGCTTCGTCCCTGCCGAGTATGCGTCTTTCCCAGTGGTACACAGTTTATTTGCACGGGTATCGCTGGCCGACAACCTCCAAGCTAACCTTTCAACCTTCTCCCTCGAGATGCGTGAGATGGCTTTCATACTACGAAATGCGGATGATAAAAGTCTGGTAATCATCGATGAGCTGGGCCGAGGGACGAGCCCCAGGGACGGATTATCTCTCGCAATTGCAATGTCGGAAGCCCTCATACAGTCAAAATGTCTCGTATGGTTTGCGACTCATTTTACTGATCTTATTGATGTTTTGAACGACCGCCCGGGAGTGTTAAGTTTACATTTAGCGTCTGAGCGCTCAACTTCGGAAGATGGCGAGCCACGACTGGCGATGCTTTACAAAGCCAAGGCTGGCGCAGTTGACCCAAGCCAACATTATGGAATCGATCTAGCTCGATCAATGGGGTTTCCTGAAAACTTTACTAAACGAGCTGAGGAGGTTGCCATCGAGCTAAGACGGCAAAGAGAGGCCAATTGGCAAGATTCCGAGTCTCGGCGGCTCATGGCCCGTCGCAAGCTTGTTCTCAATTTATACGAGGCTTTGCAGCAAGCCAACGAACACGGGAGTGATGAAGCCCTGCCAGGGTACCTGAGACGATTGCAAGAGGAATTTATTACGCAAATGGATGCTTTGGAGATTTCATGA
- a CDS encoding inositol monophosphatase (similar to Metarhizium acridum CQMa 102 XP_007810875.1) — translation MDDTQLTEIYDFAKQLGKDAGQLLLDAAWSRVDSPSTNGDIAEKESSVDIVTKTDHAVEEFIRQSIAAKYPNHSFLGEESYSAGSSKQYLVTSSPTWIVDPLDGTVNFTHLFPMFCVSIAFCIDGHPVIGVIHAPFLNQFFSSCRGQGAWLNEQRRLPLVRNPIPPLPKNAPSGCTFACEWGKDRREGPEGNLGRKVNSFATMAMERTARGGNGGMVHGVRSLGSATMDLAYTAMGSFDIWWEGGCWEWDVAAGIAILEEAGGLVTTANPPEDPANFVVPKVRLGGRLYLAIRPAGDSDTETAQESQHRVVRQVWQRVQALDYERPE, via the exons ATGGATGATACTCAACTCACAGAAATATACGACTTCGCCAAACAGCTCGGCAAAGATGCTGGCCAATTGCTGCTTGACGCTGCTTGGAGTAGGGTCGACAGTCCATCCACAAACGGCGACATTGCAGAGAAAGAAAGTTCAGTGGACATAGTCACAAAGACGGACCACG CGGTCGAAGAATTCATCCGTCAATCCATCGCCGCCAAATACCCTAACCACAG TTTCCTTGGTGAGGAATCATACTCAGCCGGTTCCTCAAAACAATACCTCGTCACATCCTCACCAACATGGATCGTTGATCCGCTCGACGGCACCGTCAATTTCACGCACCTGTTCCCCATGTTCTGTGTGTCCATCGCTTTCTGCATCGACGGCCACCCTGTCATTGGAGTTATACATGCTCCATTTTTGAACCAATTTTTCTCATCTTGTCGCGGCCAGGGAGCCTGGCTCAATGAACAGCGGCGTTTACCATTGGTGAGAAACCCGATTCCACCGTTACCCAAGAACGCACCAAGCGGTTGTACCTTTGCGTGTGAATGGGGCAAGGACAGAAGGGAAGGGCCAGAGGGAAATTTGGGTAGAAAGGTCAACTCGTTTGCtacaatggcaatggaaagaACAGCAAGGGGCGGTAATGGTGGCATGGTGCATGGTGTGAGGAGCTTGGGAAG CGCGACGATGGATCTGGCATACACGGCAATGGGATCATTCGACATTTGGTGGGAAGGCGGCTGTTGGGAGTG GGACGTTGCCGCTGGCATTGCCATCTTGGAGGAAGCGGGTGGCCTTGTTACGACTGCAAATCCTCCAGAAGATCCCGCAAACTTTGTTGTGCCGAAAGTGAGGCTGGGTGGTAGATTATACCTTGCCATTCG CCCTGCTGGAGATTCAGACACCGAAACGGCACAAGAGTCGCAACATCGTGTGGTacgccaagtttggcaaaggGTACAGGCGCTCGACTATGAACGACCGGAATAG
- a CDS encoding dehydroquinase class II (similar to Metarhizium acridum CQMa 102 XP_007810874.1): protein MTRVLVLNGPNLNLLGTREPQIYGSTTLSDIITNLQTKAASFPATIESFQSNHEGAIVDRIHDRSRKIDAIIINPGAFTHTSVAIRDAFV from the exons ATGACTCGCGTTCTTGTCCTCAACGGCCCCAACCTAAATCTCCTGGGCACGCGCGAGCCCCAAATCTACGGCTCTACCACCCTCtccgacatcatcaccaacctccaaacAAAAGCGGCCTCTTTCCCCGCCACCATTGAATCATTCCAATCCAACCATGAGGGCGCAATAGTCGACCGCATCCACGATCGCTCGCGCAAGATtgacgccatcatcatcaaccctGGCGCCTTTACGCATACCAGCGTTGCTATACGGGATGCATT CGTTTAG
- a CDS encoding xylose isomerase-like TIM barrel (similar to Metarhizium robertsii ARSEF 23 XP_007824131.1): MVHLPSICTISLGRCAAGHTLDHKLDMAAKHGFRGIELFYEDLVELTKSMNGGKTPENQLSAATTIRQMCQKRGLSIICLQPFMHYEGLVDRALHQQRIQEMHLWVKLARNLGTDLILLPSSNLDPEHITEDMDVIVADMREVADIGAQVQPPIRYAFEALCWGTRVDTWEASWDVVRRVDRSNFGICLDSFNIAGRIYADPTSPSRCTPDCDEAVVRSMARLVLDVDVTKLFLLQVADAEKLSEPLTPTHEFYNPEQPARMSWSRNARLFYGESEYGAYLPARAILSTIVRDLKYEGWLSFEVFNREFFNPDARVPLKMANRASRSWNKMVTELGLNTEQTSERMQPML, encoded by the coding sequence atggTGCACCTACCCAGCATATGCACCATCTCCCTCGGCCGCTGCGCCGCAGGCCACACACTAGACCACAAACTCGACATGGCAGCCAAACACGGCTTCCGCGGCATCGAGCTCTTCTACGAAGACCTAGTCGAGCTCACAAAGTCCATGAACGGCGGCAAAACCCCTGAAAACCAACTATCCGCCGCAACAACCATCCGGCAAATGTGCCAGAAGCGAGgcctctccatcatctgcctTCAGCCATTCATGCACTACGAGGGCCTCGTCGACCGAGCTTTGCACCAGCAGCGAATTCAGGAGATGCATCTATGGGTGAAGCTGGCCCGCAATCTGGGCACCGACCTGATTCTTCTGCCTAGTAGTAATTTGGATCCAGAGCATATTACagaggacatggatgtgaTTGTTGCGGATATGAGGGAGGTAGCTGATATTGGAGCACAAGTACAACCGCCTATTCGGTATGCGTTTGAGGCCTTATGCTGGGGGACTAGAGTTGATACCTGGGAAGCTAGTTGGGATGTTGTCCGGAGAGTTGACAGATCCAATTTTGGAATTTGTCTCGACTCGTTCAATATTGCTGGGAGGATATACGCGGATCCAACTTCCCCTTCTAGATGCACCCCAGACTGTGATGAGGCGGTCGTTCGATCAATGGCCAGATTGGTCCTCGACGTGGATGTCACCAAGTTATTTCTGCTGCAGGTCGCAGATGCGGAAAAGTTGTCTGAACCACTTACGCCGACGCACGAGTTTTATAATCCAGAGCAACCTGCGCGGATGAGCTGGTCCCGTAACGCGAGGTTATTCTATGGAGAGTCAGAATACGGTGCATATCTACCGGCCCGAGCAATTCTAAGCACAATTGTGAGAGATTTAAAGTACGAAGGATGGCTGAGCTTTGAAGTCTTCAACAGGGAATTCTTCAATCCCGACGCCAGAGTACCATTGAAAATGGCAAACAGGGCATCCCGCTCATGGAATAAAATGGTTACAGAATTGGGATTAAACACGGAACAAACTAGCGAACGAATGCAGCCCATGTTATAA